A single region of the Nocardioides sp. W7 genome encodes:
- a CDS encoding SigE family RNA polymerase sigma factor, whose protein sequence is MSELGFDEFMAARWAPLYRTAYLLTGDRHQAEDLLQDVLARTCVRWSSIRDKAAADAYVRQGMVRQMTRQWPKRRREVPTEELPEVPYAGGLDVRAEHLDLWAEVRRLPPRMRATLVLRYVEDLTAEATARELGCSVGSVKSQTHHALKRLRAALPDHQPVFLSTEELS, encoded by the coding sequence ATGAGCGAGCTCGGGTTCGACGAGTTCATGGCGGCGCGCTGGGCGCCGCTCTACCGCACGGCGTACCTGCTGACCGGCGATCGTCACCAGGCGGAGGATCTGCTCCAGGACGTGCTCGCACGCACCTGCGTGCGCTGGTCCTCGATCCGTGACAAGGCCGCGGCCGACGCCTACGTCCGCCAGGGGATGGTCCGGCAGATGACGCGGCAGTGGCCGAAGCGTCGCCGGGAGGTGCCGACCGAGGAGCTGCCCGAGGTCCCGTACGCCGGCGGGCTCGATGTCCGCGCCGAGCACCTGGACCTGTGGGCCGAGGTACGTCGGCTGCCGCCGCGGATGCGGGCCACGCTCGTGCTCCGCTACGTCGAGGACCTGACCGCCGAGGCCACCGCCCGCGAGCTCGGCTGCTCCGTCGGGTCGGTGAAGAGCCAGACCCACCACGCACTCAAGCGGCTGCGCGCCGCGCTGCCCGACCACCAGCCCGTCTTCCTGTCCACCGAGGAGTTGTCATGA
- the fusA gene encoding elongation factor G: protein MAVDITTDLNKVRNIGIMAHIDAGKTTTTERILFYTGITYKIGEVHEGAATMDWMEQEQERGITITSAATTCWWKDHQINIIDTPGHVDFTAEVERSLRVLDGAVAVFDGVAGVEPQTMTVWRQANKYSVPRMCFVNKLDRTGADFFRCVDMMVDRLNSTPLVLQLPIGAESDFIGVVDLVGMRALVWRGETTIGEDYVVEEIPAELAEQAAEYREKLLETLSDADDVIMEKFLDEGEFTVEELEAAIRRATLADKLNPVLCGTAFKNKGVQPLLDAVVKYLPSPLDIDAIIGHSVKDETVEIKRLPSDDEPFSGLAYKIATDPHLGKLIYVRVYSGKLEAGSTVVNSVNGRKERIGKVYQMHANKREEIASVGAGQIVAVMGLKDTKTGHTLSDPQNQVILESMTFPAPVIEVAIEPKTKSDQEKLGTAIQRLSDEDPTFTVKADEETGQTIIAGMGELHLEILVDRMKREFRVEATVGKPQVAYRETLRKEVTKHSYTHKKQTGGSGQFAKVVVSLGPNIDPETGVGAGYEFVNAVSGGRVPKEYIPSVDQGGQDAMEFGVLAGYPMVDVKFTLEDGAYHDVDSSELAFKIAGNQAFKEAARMAKPVLLEPMFAVEVTTPESFLGTVIGDINSRRGQIRAQEERHGDIVVNALVPLSEMFGYVGDLRSKTSGQASYSMEFDSYAEVPTNIADEIIKKVRGE, encoded by the coding sequence GTGGCTGTCGACATCACCACGGACCTCAACAAGGTCCGCAACATCGGCATCATGGCGCACATCGACGCCGGCAAGACCACCACCACCGAGCGCATCCTCTTCTACACCGGCATCACCTACAAGATCGGTGAGGTCCACGAGGGCGCGGCCACGATGGACTGGATGGAGCAGGAGCAGGAGCGCGGCATCACCATCACGTCCGCCGCGACGACCTGCTGGTGGAAGGACCACCAGATCAACATCATCGACACCCCGGGACACGTGGACTTCACGGCCGAGGTCGAGCGCTCGCTGCGCGTCCTCGACGGTGCCGTCGCGGTGTTCGACGGTGTCGCCGGCGTCGAGCCGCAGACGATGACGGTGTGGCGACAGGCCAACAAGTACTCCGTGCCCCGGATGTGCTTCGTCAACAAGCTCGACCGCACGGGTGCCGACTTCTTCCGTTGCGTCGACATGATGGTCGATCGCCTCAACAGCACCCCGCTGGTGCTGCAGCTCCCGATCGGTGCCGAGAGCGACTTCATCGGCGTCGTCGACCTGGTCGGCATGCGCGCGCTGGTCTGGCGCGGCGAGACCACCATCGGCGAGGACTACGTCGTCGAGGAGATCCCGGCCGAGCTGGCCGAGCAGGCCGCCGAGTACCGCGAGAAGCTGCTCGAGACGCTGTCGGACGCCGACGACGTCATCATGGAGAAGTTCCTCGACGAGGGCGAGTTCACCGTCGAGGAGCTGGAGGCCGCGATCCGTCGCGCCACCCTCGCCGACAAGCTCAACCCGGTCCTGTGCGGCACCGCGTTCAAGAACAAGGGCGTCCAGCCCCTGCTCGACGCGGTCGTCAAGTACCTGCCCTCGCCGCTCGACATCGACGCGATCATCGGTCACTCGGTCAAGGACGAGACGGTGGAGATCAAGCGCCTCCCGTCCGACGACGAGCCGTTCTCCGGTCTGGCCTACAAGATCGCCACGGACCCGCACCTCGGCAAGCTGATCTACGTCCGCGTCTACTCCGGCAAGCTGGAGGCCGGCTCGACCGTGGTCAACTCGGTCAACGGCCGCAAAGAGCGGATCGGCAAGGTCTACCAGATGCACGCGAACAAGCGTGAGGAGATCGCGTCGGTCGGCGCCGGCCAGATCGTGGCCGTCATGGGTCTGAAGGACACCAAGACGGGTCACACGCTGAGCGACCCGCAGAACCAGGTGATCCTGGAGTCGATGACGTTCCCGGCCCCGGTGATCGAGGTCGCGATCGAGCCCAAGACGAAGAGCGACCAGGAGAAGCTCGGCACCGCGATCCAGCGGCTCTCCGACGAGGACCCGACCTTCACGGTGAAGGCTGACGAGGAGACTGGTCAGACCATCATCGCGGGCATGGGCGAGCTCCACCTGGAGATCCTCGTGGACCGGATGAAGCGCGAGTTCCGGGTCGAGGCGACCGTCGGCAAGCCGCAGGTCGCCTACCGCGAGACCCTCCGCAAGGAGGTCACCAAGCACAGCTACACCCACAAGAAGCAGACCGGTGGGTCGGGCCAGTTCGCGAAGGTCGTCGTCTCGCTCGGCCCCAACATCGACCCGGAGACCGGCGTCGGTGCGGGCTACGAGTTCGTCAACGCCGTGTCCGGTGGTCGCGTGCCGAAGGAGTACATCCCCTCGGTCGACCAGGGTGGCCAGGACGCCATGGAGTTCGGCGTGCTCGCCGGCTACCCGATGGTCGACGTGAAGTTCACGCTCGAGGACGGCGCCTACCACGACGTCGACTCGTCCGAGCTCGCGTTCAAGATCGCCGGCAACCAGGCCTTCAAGGAGGCCGCACGCATGGCCAAGCCGGTGCTGCTGGAGCCGATGTTCGCCGTGGAGGTGACGACCCCCGAGTCGTTCCTCGGCACGGTCATCGGCGACATCAACAGCCGTCGCGGCCAGATCCGCGCGCAGGAGGAGCGGCACGGCGACATCGTCGTCAACGCCCTCGTGCCGCTGTCCGAGATGTTCGGGTACGTTGGCGACCTGAGGTCCAAGACCTCCGGTCAGGCGTCGTACTCGATGGAGTTCGACTCGTACGCCGAGGTTCCCACGAACATCGCCGACGAGATCATCAAGAAGGTTCGCGGCGAGTAG
- a CDS encoding MoxR family ATPase — protein sequence MTETPAGPIDDARVRERLVAVRTEVAKAVVGQDAAVSGLLVALLCGGHVLMEGVPGTAKTLLVRSLASSLDVDTRRVQFTPDLMPGDITGSMVIDSHAGELSFRGGPVFTNLLIADEINRTPPKTQSALLEAMEEGQVSVDGVSHRLPRPFLVAATQNPVEYEGTYPLPEAQLDRFLLKVVLPIPQRSEELEILRRHAEGFDPRDVAAAGVTAVAGPDDIAAGQAAVRRVQVSPEVAGYIVDIARATRASPSLSLGVSPRGATALLRAARAWAWLTGRDFVTPDDVKALAHATLVHRLALRPEAELEGVDVAQVLASALGSVPVPR from the coding sequence ATGACCGAGACCCCCGCCGGTCCGATCGACGACGCCCGGGTCCGCGAGCGGCTCGTCGCCGTCCGGACCGAGGTCGCGAAGGCCGTCGTGGGCCAGGACGCGGCGGTGTCGGGGCTGCTCGTCGCGCTGCTGTGCGGTGGCCACGTGCTGATGGAGGGCGTCCCGGGCACCGCCAAGACGCTGCTGGTGCGCAGCCTGGCGAGCTCGCTCGACGTCGACACCCGGCGGGTGCAGTTCACCCCCGACCTGATGCCCGGCGACATCACCGGGTCGATGGTCATCGACTCCCACGCCGGCGAGCTCAGCTTCCGGGGCGGCCCGGTCTTCACCAACCTGCTGATCGCCGACGAGATCAACCGGACCCCGCCGAAGACCCAGTCGGCGCTGCTGGAGGCGATGGAGGAGGGCCAGGTCTCCGTCGACGGCGTCTCCCACCGGCTCCCGCGCCCGTTCCTGGTCGCGGCCACCCAGAACCCGGTCGAGTACGAAGGCACCTACCCGCTGCCCGAGGCGCAGCTGGACCGGTTCCTGCTGAAGGTCGTGCTGCCGATCCCGCAGCGGTCCGAGGAGCTGGAGATCCTGCGCCGGCACGCGGAGGGCTTCGATCCGCGCGACGTCGCGGCGGCCGGGGTCACGGCCGTCGCGGGCCCGGACGACATCGCCGCGGGCCAAGCCGCCGTACGCCGCGTGCAGGTCTCGCCGGAGGTCGCCGGCTACATCGTCGACATCGCCCGCGCGACCCGCGCGTCGCCGTCGCTCAGCCTCGGCGTGAGCCCGCGCGGTGCGACGGCGCTACTGCGCGCCGCCCGGGCCTGGGCCTGGCTGACCGGCCGCGACTTCGTGACCCCCGACGACGTCAAGGCGCTCGCGCACGCCACCCTCGTGCACCGGCTCGCGCTGCGCCCCGAGGCGGAGCTCGAAGGGGTCGACGTCGCCCAGGTCCTGGCCTCCGCGCTCGGCTCCGTCCCGGTCCCCCGCTAG
- a CDS encoding stage II sporulation protein M, with protein sequence MDLDAYVLAHSADWLRLEALVRRGRLSGAESDELVELYQRVATHLSVVRTSAPDGALIAYLSSILAKARYRTVGTRVGSWRGVARFFTDRFPAALYRLRWWWLGCLAANVVVIAVMMLWLLEHPAVEQSLLSPSEVDQLVNEDFEGYYSEYAASHFAAQVWINNAWVTALCLALGILGLPVVYLLFNNIANLAIIGSVMHRHDHGQHFWGLLLPHGLLELTAVFVAGGVGLRLFWSWVEPGGLTRAQSIAREGRTAGTVALGLVAVLFVSGLIEGFVTPSGLPTWGRLAIGVLAELLFLAYVFVLGRRAVLRGSTGDVDAALLEDRVAMQS encoded by the coding sequence GTGGACCTCGACGCGTACGTGCTCGCGCACTCCGCGGACTGGCTGCGCCTGGAGGCCCTCGTTCGTCGGGGCCGGCTGTCGGGGGCCGAGAGTGACGAGCTGGTCGAGCTCTACCAGCGGGTCGCGACCCACCTGTCCGTGGTGCGTACCTCGGCGCCGGACGGCGCGCTGATCGCCTACCTCTCCTCGATCCTCGCGAAGGCCCGGTACCGCACGGTCGGCACCCGGGTGGGGTCCTGGCGCGGGGTCGCGCGGTTCTTCACCGACCGCTTCCCGGCCGCGCTGTACCGGTTGCGGTGGTGGTGGCTGGGCTGCCTGGCCGCCAACGTCGTGGTCATCGCGGTGATGATGCTGTGGCTGCTCGAGCACCCCGCCGTCGAGCAGAGCCTGCTGTCGCCGAGCGAGGTCGACCAGCTCGTCAACGAGGACTTCGAGGGCTACTACAGCGAGTACGCCGCCAGCCACTTCGCCGCCCAGGTGTGGATCAACAACGCCTGGGTGACCGCTCTGTGCCTGGCCCTGGGGATCCTCGGGCTCCCGGTCGTCTACCTGCTGTTCAACAACATCGCCAACCTCGCCATCATCGGCTCGGTCATGCACCGCCACGACCACGGCCAGCATTTCTGGGGTCTGCTGCTGCCGCACGGGCTGCTGGAGCTGACGGCCGTGTTCGTGGCCGGCGGAGTGGGCCTGAGGTTGTTCTGGTCCTGGGTCGAGCCCGGCGGGCTCACCCGCGCCCAGTCGATCGCCCGCGAGGGGCGGACGGCCGGCACGGTGGCCCTCGGCCTGGTGGCGGTGCTGTTCGTGAGCGGGCTGATCGAGGGCTTCGTGACGCCGTCCGGGCTGCCCACCTGGGGCCGGCTGGCCATCGGCGTGCTCGCCGAGCTGCTGTTCCTCGCCTACGTCTTCGTCCTCGGCCGCCGCGCGGTCCTGCGCGGCAGCACCGGTGACGTCGACGCCGCTCTGCTCGAGGACCGGGTCGCGATGCAGAGCTGA
- the trmB gene encoding tRNA (guanosine(46)-N7)-methyltransferase TrmB has protein sequence MHEHGVRPARPHHRLTEDGRRVREVLSYSRRGARFTPNQAESWAAHQEKWVIPDAAVDASDFAWADWFGREAPLIVEIGSGIGEATAALAATRPSYDVLAFEVWLPGVADTLWRLDETGAGNVRLCGVDAVWSLEHLMGERSVSELWTFFPDPWHKKKHRKRRLVDADFARLVASRLVPGGAWRLATDWADYAEQMREVLDAEPGLEGGVVERWAERPVTRFERKGVDAGRAITDLVYRAVEG, from the coding sequence ATGCACGAGCACGGCGTCCGTCCCGCCCGACCGCACCACCGCCTGACCGAGGACGGTCGTCGGGTACGAGAGGTGCTGAGCTACTCGCGGCGTGGTGCCCGGTTCACGCCCAACCAGGCGGAGTCGTGGGCTGCGCACCAGGAGAAGTGGGTCATCCCCGACGCGGCCGTCGATGCGTCCGACTTCGCGTGGGCCGACTGGTTCGGCCGCGAGGCGCCGCTGATCGTCGAGATCGGCTCCGGGATCGGCGAGGCCACGGCGGCGCTGGCGGCCACCCGGCCGTCGTACGACGTGCTCGCCTTCGAGGTGTGGCTGCCCGGCGTCGCCGACACCCTGTGGCGGCTCGACGAGACCGGGGCCGGCAACGTGCGGCTCTGTGGCGTGGACGCCGTCTGGTCGCTGGAGCACCTGATGGGGGAGCGGAGCGTCAGCGAGCTGTGGACGTTCTTCCCCGACCCCTGGCACAAGAAGAAGCACCGCAAGCGACGCCTCGTCGACGCCGACTTCGCCCGGCTGGTCGCGAGCCGGCTGGTGCCCGGCGGAGCCTGGCGGCTCGCGACGGACTGGGCCGACTACGCCGAGCAGATGCGCGAGGTCCTCGACGCCGAGCCCGGTCTCGAGGGCGGCGTGGTCGAGCGCTGGGCCGAGCGGCCGGTCACGAGGTTCGAGCGCAAGGGCGTCGACGCCGGCCGCGCGATCACCGACCTGGTCTACCGGGCCGTCGAGGGCTGA
- the rpsL gene encoding 30S ribosomal protein S12, with product MPTINQLVRKGRQDKVSKNKTPALKGSPQRRGVCTRVYTTTPKKPNSALRKVARVRLSSGVEVTAYIPGVGHNLQEHSIVLVRGGRVKDLPGVRYKIIRGTLDTQGVKNRKQARSLYGAKKEKS from the coding sequence GTGCCCACGATTAACCAGCTGGTCCGCAAGGGCCGCCAGGACAAGGTGTCCAAGAACAAGACGCCTGCCCTTAAGGGTTCGCCCCAGCGCCGCGGGGTCTGCACCCGCGTCTACACCACCACCCCGAAGAAGCCGAACTCCGCCCTCCGCAAGGTCGCCCGCGTGCGCCTGAGCAGCGGCGTCGAGGTCACGGCCTACATCCCGGGTGTCGGTCACAACCTTCAGGAGCACTCCATCGTGCTCGTTCGCGGCGGCCGGGTGAAGGACCTCCCCGGTGTCCGCTACAAGATCATCCGCGGCACGCTCGACACCCAGGGTGTCAAGAACCGCAAGCAGGCGCGCAGCCTGTACGGCGCCAAGAAGGAGAAGAGCTGA
- a CDS encoding DUF4350 domain-containing protein, with amino-acid sequence MSTLLAAGRRHRSTLVIAVGLLIAVALVVLLQGRARTVEPLDPDNPGPEGARAVARVLADEGVELSVARGADALEDVVVAGATVLVARPELLGTSTVARLLDHGSAATRIVVAGGSPGTAEAFGITAPPSSVDLGDGRDAGCSDPLVQDLRIVVDRALEYPGKGCFAGPGGALLVDGPRNLVLLGADEALTNDQVLRGDNAALALRLLGQDERLVWYVPDLTDLTGDDGVSAATLVPRWIRPGLVLLVLVLGAMMLWRGRRLGPLSVEPLPVVVTAAETTRSQGRLYRRSGDRGHAAAALRAASQDRLAERLALGAGVPLEELVRAVSARTGRPEHEVHALLSPAAAAPAHDKDLITLATTLAALEEEVPLQ; translated from the coding sequence GTGAGCACCCTCCTCGCGGCCGGTCGACGACACCGGTCGACCCTGGTGATCGCCGTCGGCCTGCTGATCGCCGTCGCCCTCGTGGTCCTGCTCCAGGGGCGGGCCCGGACGGTCGAGCCGCTGGACCCCGACAACCCCGGGCCGGAGGGCGCCCGGGCCGTGGCGCGGGTGCTGGCCGACGAGGGGGTCGAGCTCAGCGTCGCGCGTGGGGCCGACGCCCTGGAGGACGTGGTGGTCGCCGGGGCCACGGTGCTCGTCGCCCGGCCCGAACTGCTCGGCACCTCGACCGTCGCCCGACTCCTCGACCACGGCTCGGCCGCGACCCGGATCGTCGTCGCCGGCGGGTCGCCGGGCACGGCCGAGGCGTTCGGGATCACCGCGCCGCCTTCGTCGGTGGACCTCGGGGACGGCCGGGACGCAGGCTGCTCCGATCCGCTGGTGCAGGACCTGAGGATCGTCGTCGACCGCGCGCTGGAGTACCCCGGCAAGGGTTGCTTCGCCGGACCGGGCGGTGCGCTGCTGGTCGACGGCCCGCGCAACCTGGTGCTGCTGGGCGCCGACGAGGCGCTGACCAACGACCAGGTGCTCCGGGGCGACAACGCCGCGCTCGCGCTGCGGCTGCTCGGGCAGGACGAGCGGCTGGTCTGGTACGTCCCCGACCTCACCGACCTGACCGGCGACGACGGCGTCAGCGCCGCGACGCTGGTCCCCCGCTGGATCCGGCCCGGGCTGGTGCTGCTGGTCCTCGTCCTCGGGGCCATGATGCTGTGGCGCGGCCGTCGGCTCGGCCCGCTCTCCGTCGAACCGCTGCCGGTCGTCGTCACCGCGGCCGAGACCACCCGCAGCCAGGGCCGCCTCTACCGCCGCAGCGGCGACCGGGGGCACGCCGCGGCAGCGCTGCGGGCCGCGTCGCAGGACCGGCTGGCCGAGCGGCTGGCCCTCGGGGCCGGCGTACCTCTCGAGGAGCTGGTGCGCGCCGTCTCGGCCCGCACCGGCAGACCCGAGCACGAGGTGCACGCCCTGCTCTCCCCCGCCGCCGCGGCGCCGGCGCACGACAAGGACCTGATCACCCTGGCCACGACGCTGGCCGCACTCGAAGAAGAGGTGCCTCTGCAATGA
- a CDS encoding RDD family protein yields MSAPEFATLTTDDLVTGEAVALDLPPAGLGVRMLSGFIDVCLTLVLLVVVLLLFLVAALQTDGAIFHIAVIGTLVVTFLVWPTAIETLTRGRSVGKLALGLRTVRDDAGPISAQHAFVRALIGIVEIWAFTGAPAFISALVSSRGKRLGDYAAGTYVVRERVRLQLAAPPMMPPPLAGWARTADLASLPTGLALAVRQYLSRLPQLDPASRQRIGLDLAGRVAAYVAPAPPPGTPPEAFLAAVVAARRERDSARLAREAELRRRLTRRR; encoded by the coding sequence ATGTCCGCCCCGGAGTTCGCGACCCTCACCACCGACGACCTCGTCACCGGCGAGGCCGTCGCGCTCGACCTGCCACCGGCCGGTCTCGGGGTGCGGATGCTGTCGGGTTTCATCGACGTCTGCCTCACGCTGGTGCTGCTGGTCGTGGTCCTGCTGCTGTTCCTGGTGGCCGCCCTGCAGACGGACGGCGCGATCTTCCACATCGCCGTGATCGGCACCCTGGTGGTGACCTTCCTGGTCTGGCCGACGGCGATCGAGACCCTCACCCGCGGCCGCTCGGTCGGCAAGCTCGCACTCGGGCTGCGCACGGTCCGCGACGACGCCGGGCCGATCTCCGCCCAGCACGCGTTCGTGCGGGCGCTGATCGGGATCGTCGAGATCTGGGCCTTCACCGGCGCCCCGGCGTTCATCTCCGCCCTCGTCAGCTCGCGCGGCAAGCGGCTCGGCGACTACGCCGCGGGCACGTACGTCGTGCGCGAGCGGGTCCGGCTGCAGCTCGCCGCGCCCCCGATGATGCCGCCGCCGCTGGCCGGCTGGGCCCGGACGGCGGACCTGGCGTCGCTGCCGACCGGGCTCGCGCTGGCGGTGCGGCAGTACCTCTCCCGGCTCCCCCAGCTCGACCCCGCCTCGCGCCAGCGGATCGGCCTCGACCTGGCCGGCCGGGTCGCGGCGTACGTCGCCCCGGCCCCGCCCCCGGGCACCCCGCCGGAGGCCTTCCTCGCCGCGGTCGTCGCGGCCCGTCGCGAGCGCGACAGCGCCCGGCTGGCGCGCGAGGCCGAGCTGCGCCGCCGGCTCACGCGGCGTCGGTGA
- the rpsG gene encoding 30S ribosomal protein S7 yields MPRKGPAPKRPIDMDPVYGSQLVSQLVSKVLQDGKKQVAQRIVYTALEGCREKTGTDPVVTLKRALDNVKPAIEVKSRRVGGATYQVPIEVKGTRGTTLALRWLVGYAADRREKTMHERLMNEILDASNGLGAAVKKREDTHKMAESNKAFAHYRW; encoded by the coding sequence ATGCCTCGCAAGGGCCCCGCTCCGAAGCGACCGATCGACATGGACCCCGTCTACGGGTCCCAGCTCGTCAGCCAGCTCGTCTCCAAGGTGCTGCAGGACGGCAAGAAGCAGGTTGCTCAGCGCATCGTCTACACCGCGCTCGAGGGCTGCCGCGAGAAGACCGGCACCGACCCGGTCGTCACGCTGAAGCGTGCGCTCGACAACGTGAAGCCGGCCATCGAGGTCAAGTCCCGCCGCGTCGGCGGTGCGACCTACCAGGTCCCGATCGAGGTCAAGGGCACGCGCGGCACCACGCTCGCGCTGCGCTGGCTCGTCGGCTACGCGGCCGACCGTCGTGAGAAGACCATGCACGAGCGCCTGATGAACGAGATCCTCGACGCCTCCAACGGCCTCGGTGCCGCTGTGAAGAAGCGCGAGGACACCCACAAGATGGCCGAGTCCAACAAGGCCTTCGCGCACTACCGCTGGTGA
- the tuf gene encoding elongation factor Tu: protein MAKAKFERTKPHVNIGTIGHIDHGKTTLTAAITKVLHDKYPNLNAASAFDEIDKAPEERQRGITISIAHVEYQTEARHYAHVDCPGHADYIKNMITGAAQMDGAILVVAATDGPMPQTREHVLLARQVGVPALVVALNKCDMVDDEELIELVEMEVRELLSEYEFDGDDIPVVRVAAFPALQGDAKWGESIIELMNAVDESIPTPERETDKPFLMPVEDVFTITGRGTVITGRIERGIVKVNEEVEIIGIREKSQKSTVTGVEMFRKLLDEGQAGENVGLLLRGTKREDIERGMVVIKPGTSTPHTNFEASVYILSKEEGGRHTPFFNNYRPQFYFRTTDVTGVVTLPEGTEMVMPGDNTEMSVELIQPIAMDDGLRFAIREGGRTVGAGRVTKITK from the coding sequence GTGGCTAAGGCGAAGTTCGAGCGGACCAAGCCGCACGTCAACATCGGCACCATCGGTCACATCGACCACGGTAAGACGACGCTCACCGCGGCGATCACCAAGGTGCTGCACGACAAGTACCCGAATCTCAACGCCGCGTCGGCGTTCGATGAGATCGACAAGGCTCCCGAGGAGCGTCAGCGCGGCATCACGATCTCGATCGCGCACGTCGAGTACCAGACCGAGGCGCGCCACTACGCGCACGTCGACTGCCCGGGTCACGCCGACTACATCAAGAACATGATCACCGGTGCGGCGCAGATGGACGGCGCGATCCTGGTCGTGGCGGCCACCGACGGTCCGATGCCGCAGACGCGTGAGCACGTGCTGCTCGCCCGCCAGGTCGGCGTGCCCGCCCTGGTCGTGGCGCTCAACAAGTGCGACATGGTCGACGACGAGGAGCTCATCGAGCTCGTCGAGATGGAGGTGCGCGAGCTCCTCTCCGAGTACGAGTTCGATGGCGACGACATCCCGGTCGTGCGCGTTGCCGCCTTCCCGGCGCTGCAGGGCGACGCCAAGTGGGGCGAGTCGATCATCGAGCTGATGAACGCGGTCGACGAGTCGATCCCGACCCCCGAGCGTGAGACGGACAAGCCGTTCCTCATGCCCGTCGAGGACGTCTTCACGATCACCGGTCGTGGCACCGTCATCACCGGTCGCATCGAGCGCGGCATCGTCAAGGTGAACGAGGAGGTCGAGATCATCGGCATCCGCGAGAAGTCGCAGAAGTCGACGGTCACCGGCGTCGAGATGTTCCGCAAGCTCCTCGACGAGGGCCAGGCCGGCGAGAACGTCGGGCTGCTCCTGCGTGGCACCAAGCGCGAGGACATCGAGCGCGGCATGGTCGTCATCAAGCCGGGCACGTCCACCCCGCACACCAACTTCGAGGCCTCGGTCTACATCCTCTCGAAGGAGGAGGGCGGCCGCCACACGCCGTTCTTCAACAACTACCGCCCGCAGTTCTACTTCCGTACCACGGACGTGACGGGCGTCGTGACCCTTCCCGAGGGCACCGAGATGGTCATGCCCGGTGACAACACCGAGATGTCCGTCGAGCTGATCCAGCCCATCGCCATGGACGACGGCCTGCGGTTCGCGATCCGTGAAGGTGGCCGCACCGTCGGCGCCGGTCGGGTCACCAAGATCACCAAGTGA
- a CDS encoding DUF58 domain-containing protein produces MAISGRVPLLLLLGLVPVVLRPATSTVWLWFAAVALVAALDVLLAPSPARLRFERRPTGAVRTGEPAESQLRVTSAATRRVRALVRDAWQPTAGASGNRHRVTLGPGESTVLRTPLLPRRRGDLRALGVTVRTRGPLGLASRQATVEVPGHVRALPAFPSRRHLPSRLARLRELDGRASVRVRGQGTEFDSLREYVRGDDVRSIDWRASARNRNVVVRTWQPERDRRVVLVLDTSRTSAGRVADVPRLDSAMDATLLLAALAARAGDRVDFVAGDRRVRARLRSTGSRDVAARLQDVMADLDPVIAEADWASLAGAVTALGRQRALVVLLTPLEPAAVEEGLLPVLPTLTRHHRVVVASVRDPELEELAGRHTSLDEVYGAAAAEQALRRRRATADLLRTLGVEVVDADADKLPPALADHYLSLKARGLL; encoded by the coding sequence GTGGCCATCTCCGGCCGCGTGCCGCTGCTCCTGCTGCTGGGCCTGGTCCCGGTGGTGCTGCGACCCGCCACCAGCACGGTGTGGCTCTGGTTCGCCGCGGTCGCCCTGGTCGCCGCCCTCGACGTGCTGCTCGCCCCGTCACCGGCTCGGCTGCGGTTCGAGCGCCGTCCCACGGGCGCCGTACGCACGGGCGAGCCCGCGGAGTCACAGCTGCGGGTCACCTCGGCGGCAACCCGCCGGGTCCGGGCCCTGGTCCGCGACGCCTGGCAGCCGACGGCCGGGGCGAGCGGCAACCGGCACCGGGTCACGCTCGGCCCGGGCGAGAGCACCGTGCTGCGCACCCCGCTGCTCCCCCGCCGGCGCGGCGACCTGCGCGCTCTCGGGGTGACCGTCCGCACCCGCGGCCCGCTCGGGCTGGCCTCGCGGCAGGCGACCGTCGAGGTGCCCGGCCACGTGCGGGCCCTGCCCGCCTTCCCCTCCCGGCGACACCTGCCCTCGCGGCTGGCCCGGCTGCGCGAGCTGGACGGTCGCGCCTCGGTCCGGGTGCGCGGGCAGGGCACCGAGTTCGACTCGCTGCGCGAGTACGTCCGCGGCGACGACGTCCGCTCCATCGACTGGCGCGCCTCGGCCCGCAACCGCAACGTCGTCGTCCGCACCTGGCAGCCCGAGCGGGACCGCCGGGTCGTGCTGGTCCTCGACACCTCGCGGACCTCGGCCGGCCGGGTCGCCGACGTGCCCCGTCTCGACTCCGCCATGGACGCCACCCTGCTGCTCGCCGCGCTCGCGGCCCGCGCGGGCGACCGGGTCGACTTCGTCGCCGGGGACCGGCGGGTGCGCGCGCGGCTCCGCTCGACCGGCTCCCGCGACGTCGCCGCCCGCCTCCAGGACGTGATGGCCGACCTCGACCCGGTGATCGCCGAGGCGGACTGGGCCTCGCTCGCGGGCGCCGTGACCGCCCTCGGACGCCAGCGCGCCCTGGTCGTGCTGCTCACCCCGCTCGAGCCCGCCGCCGTCGAGGAGGGGCTGCTGCCCGTGCTGCCCACCCTGACCCGCCACCACCGGGTGGTGGTCGCCTCGGTGCGCGACCCCGAGCTGGAGGAGCTCGCGGGTCGTCATACCTCTCTCGACGAGGTGTACGGCGCCGCCGCGGCCGAGCAGGCCCTGCGCCGCCGGCGCGCCACCGCCGACCTGCTCCGCACCCTGGGCGTCGAGGTGGTCGACGCCGACGCCGACAAGCTGCCGCCCGCGCTGGCCGATCACTACCTGTCGCTGAAGGCGCGAGGGCTGTTGTAG